DNA sequence from the Labrus bergylta chromosome 13, fLabBer1.1, whole genome shotgun sequence genome:
CACTTTTTCTGCAATTTGGTAAATCAGTTTGAACTGCAattgaatttgtctgaaaggtgttatataaataaagtttgattgatttatgGATTGATTTATCTTAACACAGGACCACAAGGTGTTCAGCTATTACCAACACAAGCTGGAGGAAGGATACCCCAAGAACATCTCTGAGGTGTTCCCTGGTATTCCCGATCACCTGGACGCTGCCGTGGAGTGTCCCAAACCAGAGTGTGATGAAGATTCTGTCATCTTCTTCAAGGGTTAGTGTCCACTTATAACCtgcatgttttcattcaaataCCAAAATCACTTGAAGCACATATAAACCGATTTCTTACCATTTTTGGctcttaaaataaatcagatcaGTTTCAAGGTTCGGCAGGAATCTTAAAGATCCTCTTCTTCATGTTGACTCTAACACTTTATCCTGTGATCAGAATCAtcattttaattgtatttctcaTCCCCTCACAGTTCTATTTTAGCTTCTTAAGCCATCCCAGAATGACTTCAAATGACATCTTCTGTGGCTTTTTTCTGCAGGAGACGACATCTACCACTACAACGTCAGCACTAAAGGTGTAGATATGAAAGAGTTCAAGACCATGCCCAAATGCACATCTGCCTTCCGCTTCATGGAGCACTATTACTGCTTCCACGGACACATGTTCTCCAAGTTTGACCCAAAGACCGGAGACGTGCACGGAAAATACCCCAAAGATGCCCGTGACTACTTCATGAGATGCTCCGAGTTCGGTAAGTGAAGAATATATTCTTTATTAAAGACTGTAATAGTTGTTTTAAATCATTACAAAAATCCCAATCAACTTGATGTCAGATAAGGAGATTAGAAAAACTGATGAGACTAAGTTTTCTCTTTATTGGGTCCTTTCCTTTCTCCAATAAATATAAGAATCcttttgtttgtcaaagcttAACCTTACATCCTCCTGatcttaacaaaataaaagtctttatttactGTGTAGAGAATTGAGAAAGTGTTCAAAAAGAGATTTCAGTGTACCTCTCAATCCTCCCATTATCTGCCATTtctaaaaactctgaaagctTCCAGTGATTATCTTTAAAGAGAATCTGTCTTTGGCTGTAGAGCGATCTGCAGATTTCACTGCAGATATTTCCCCAGCACATTCAAATGGAGTTAAAAGTAAACTCAGAACCCTCTGTGTTTCCAGGAacagtctgttttgttttagaagcatatttgaagtgtttttgtctaaataaactataaaagaaagaaaaaatactcATGTTTGGACGCATTGACCAAGCTGATAATGTATGTTTTAAATGAACACTACGCTTGCTTGTTTAGGTGACGAGAGCGACCACGTTGAGAGGGAGCGCTGCAGCCGTGTTCACCTGGATGCAATAACCGCTGACGACGCTGGAAACATGTATGCCTTCAGAGGTAAGATCTAACATGAGGCAACAAGTTTGAACAACTTCTCAGTGAACAGTGAGTTGAACAAGTCGTTGATCCAAAACCTCTCCACTTGTGAAGGGACAAACCAATGACATTTACTTAATTATTGCTTTAGACGTGCAAGTAGTCACATTTATTGAGCTTTTTGACAGTGCTTTGATTAACATTTTCTTGGGTCCATTTTGAGGCCTTACTGTCTCAGGTTGTTTAATTAGTGtgtaaaaaaaggtttcaaatcCTCAGGTCTTCTGCCGTTGTCCTAACTACATagccagacaaaaaaaaaagattaatttttTGTCAAACCCTTGACCTCACTGTGTTAATTTTACTATCACAGTGTTTCAACCTGCattaagtgattttttttgtcttaaaggCCATCACTTCCTCCGTCAAGATGAGGGCAATGACACACTGAAGGCTGACACCATCGAGAACGCTTTCAAGGAGCTGCACAGCGAGGTGGACGCTGTTTTCTCTTATGAGAATCACTTATACATGATCAAGGTAAAACTACACAgttaaacacacatgcatgataTTGCTCAATATCATCACTTTTTATCAAGGTTTAAACACATAGTTCTTTTCTTCCCCCTTCAAGGATGAACACGTTTTTGTTTACAAAGTGGGTGAGCCCCACACTCACCTGGACGGTTACCCCAAGCCTGTGAAGGAGGAGCTGGGCATCGAAGGTCCCGTTGATGCCGCCTTTATCTGCGAGGGTGACACTGCTTACATCATCAAAGGTGAAGACACAGACATCATCTGTAATGATACACAAGGCTTAGTGTCCCACAGCACTAGCCTCATGCATTATAGACACTTAATTGGAAATGATGTCATATTTGTATTAATTCGCATGTGACATTGTTTTTCATAATTTGATCACTACTTGTGAACAGATTACCATGAACTTGTGCACAAGCCTTCAAGGTCCTCTACCCTACAAACTTTCATACTCTTCTGGCTCTTTATTTAATTCTACAGTGAggtcaagttttttttactaTAGACACGAGTGCAAAGGTTGGATGTAGCCTCTGGGTCTGACAAGTGAAGCCAAGTGCCTTGAACCTACATTCTTTAtaatagccagcagggggcgacaaCTTCAAGACTACTTTAATAAAGCATGAAGTTTATTTTGAGAAATTTTAGAAAGATGATGAAGTACGGTGTACCTCTCACTGAGTTGTGGCTACCACAGAGAAGCTTACACACAttattttggacatttttttgatttaaagATTGATCAGGTTATTGTCATCTTATCTTAAGATTAATCAATAACAATGTCAAGCATTTGTTGCCTCCCTGCATGTAACCATTGGTTCTAAAATGTGTCACTTTTCAACCTGACCTAAATTTCTTATGATATGCAAATCATCTAATTACCACTTGCCAGTAAACTACTTCAGTTTATTCACAAAAGACAAGGTCAAAGAGTAACTGATAgatgttttacatttctctgCAACAAAGAAATACACATATATAGTACAGGactctctctcatctctttctTGCTCTCATCCAGGTCAGACTATATTTGATGTGGATATGAAAGCAACCCCTCATGCTGTAACCCATGAGCGTCCCATTTCTACCTTTAAGAGGGTCGATGCTGCCATGTGCCACCGCGGAGGAATTAAGGTTGTTGTTGGCAACCACTTCTACCACTTTGAAAGCCCCATGATGTTGAGCACTGGCAGATTAATTCCTGAGCAGCACAAGGTCTCCATGGAGCTGTTTGGCTGTGATCACTAAATGGCTTGCTCTTCAGGACTCAGTCGATTGTGCAGAATGCCACATACAATGCTGTGaaacatcaaaaaaacaaaatcaccaACAACATCATGCAGGATGCCCCAAAAACAAGTCCCTAagcttttgtttcctttcataCCACATCTATTTTCTTACTTTCATAATGTTTCATAAAGCTCCTCTTTGGAATGGGTATAACGTGTTTTTCTGTGATTCGTTTTGTACTGTGCTGTTGTGAATAAAGAGGAGAGGCAACACACAACAGAGAGTCTGTTTTGACCGGCTTGGTCTTAGCAGAACTCTCTCATTTGCCTTGAATAATACAGAAAATGATAGTTTGTCACAGTTAGAGTTAGGATGAGATAAGAGGTTAAACTAATTTGCTCCCCCATTAACAGCAGTTagcaaaatgacaaaacaaaagaggcAATACAAAAAACCGAGATGGCTATTAGCAATATATTCATCAAAATACAATTGatcaaataaagttaaaacaatGTGACTTAGTGAAAGAGGACTGTTATTTTCAGATCTGTTGTGTTTACAGAACTATGCAAGTTTAGGCTCAAATATGTGAAAAAGTATGTTGAATAATATATTGGAATAACTGCAAATGTTAATTTTCAGACATATGTCCCCTTAATACAGAAAAAGCTTTGTTCAAATCATTTGTGGAACGTTAATGATTCATTCATCACTGAAAATGTTGTGATTCATACACTCCCTGTCTACTCTTTAACTGGTCTTGTAGGTTATATTCGCAATTAAGTGGCATAGCTTACAGATCCATCAATCTTTATCATCCAGTTCCTTTAAGGATTAATGGCACCCCTTTCATCATGCCAGTACAAGCACAGGTTCTAGCCtctgaccagcagagggcacaaGAGTTCCACTTCATGAACCAGGCTTCGATGACGGCTTTACAGCCAAACGTTCGGATAAGCcagtgtgcaggtgtgaaaTCATGTTGCACCACTGAGACAGATATTTGAGTTAACCACAGGGAGCTTTTGGTTTCAGACTGAAACCTGGAAGATGTCAATACTTCCTCATTTGACCCTCCACACATCCACTGTAGCTGACAGAAACCTGCAGTTTCCCTCCAGTGATTTGACTCTGCAATTGAAACAATGACTTTCTAAGTAAACTCCCATACATGCCAGTTGTTGAGTTTTTAGACCATTTTCTAGGATAAGATTTGCTCTTCATTGATTTCCATTTTTATATCCAgatgataaaaatgtacaaagatgCAGACGTTTCTAGATAAAAGAATAATGGGGTTGCCGATTTTTTAAAATTACTGCTCTtaatagtttttcttttcttttagtaCACAGGCCTAAACAAAAATCGACCTACTGCTGTTCCATAGGGGCAAAGTAGAATTAAAAAACCTGGACAACTTAAATTGGACGTGTTTTGAGGTCTAAAGGACTAAAAGATTCCAGTTATGTTGCAACTAATCGAGTACACCGCCTTTGCTAGCATCTGCTTAACAGGCTGTAAATGCTTGCAATGTCATTGTTGTCACAGTAAATCAAAGTATATCAACTGTAACAGATTGTTACTCTGAATGTCAggtacagttttttttccatttcatgtCAAATATAAAGTTTGATATCAATGAAACATCAGAGAATCACATGAGGTCTAGTCTGAAGTCCTTGTTTTTGTGATTGAAGTCTGACTTCGTGCTCGAGTATGCTCTGTTGCTCTGCTTTTATAGTTACAGATTTAAGACCCCCCCAATGTATTTATTCTTCATTTGTTACACAGAagaaattttaatttaaaataaatcttacaatAACAGAAGGGTTCTTTGATTTTAAATAACCCAGGCTCTGCATAGATTTTTGGGTCgtccccccccccgtcctcaGTGACCTGCTGTTCATCATCATGCAGCTCTAAACTGAGGCAATGTGGTGATGTCAGCTTCATGAGCAAGGCTGAAGTCTCTGGTAAAACAGCACGCTTCATCGGATCACACAATCACTGACTTCACCCCACTGCCTGCCGGGATGACAAAAGAGGCCGAAACACTGAGGTCCTTCAGCAGAACTGATATGATGCCACAGTCCCCCACAGAGGCTGCCAGCCCAACGACACACACATCAAAGCTGGGTAATGTTGCTAATGAGACAAACATGTGTCCAGACAGAGAGTGTATCATAAGAACTCTTATTTCTTATCCTTCAGTTTGCATCTGGATTGCATTTTCTTAAATAAGCAGGCAGTGGTGCcactttcattttcataaaacaCCAGATGAGGTCAGAATGTGGTTCACTTGGTCTAAAAGTTGCACCATTGCCCGCTTATGATTGAGTGCACAATAAACAGATGTCTAAATGACAGAGATGAAAATACAGACAGTTGCCATGTTTTTAGGAACATACAGCTAAAATGAATGTAGTTTGTTTATTCTAATACATGTTCAGCAGCACAGCAAACATCAATTTAACAAAATGGCATTTGAGGATTCACAAAgaacatcacaacacaaaatCTAGACTTGAtcacaataaatgaaaaaaaaaagaagcaatacCTTACCACTCAACATGTGTACATGTGACCTTGTTAAATGGATGCCTGAACGTTATATTCATACTTTACCCTTACATTAATCGGTGCCAATTCAGTGTAATGTGTTGGTATTTATTTGGATTCAGGAGTGACGTGTGGCAAACAGGTATTGTGAACAGCAGATAGACTTGGAAACGTTGAGATATTGTTTTTACgagttttgcatttttatatATCACACTTCACAACATAAGTGCAATATTGAACTATGCCAaagcatgtttaatatttttctcCTATCGTTCAGGACTCCAAACTTAAGAGTTGGTTCAATACAGCACTACAACAGATTTTGTAGTGCTGTATAGATTTAAACCTTCATGAAGGCTGGATTTACTGCAGGACAGTTTTATGAGACTTCATTTAATCTCAGTTTGGGGAAACCAATGAACAGGAAATCAGGCATACTTTATAGCAATATCTTTAATTTACATCAGTATCTAAGAACACATGAAATTctgttcatttaaaacaaatagcatttatttattttctctcggACTACAatccttttttatatttcatttatgTATCAATATATCGTGATACTCATGGaccttttagtgtttttatcCACAGCTGTTatcttgatttgttttattgcaTATCGTATGATTTTGTTGTTTGCTACCAAACAGATTCTAATTTTGTTGTATGCTGAGCTTACAATGACAATGAAAATATTCAGACTGATAAAAATCAAAACTTGCTGCCACCTACATCATTCAGGTGATGGAAACACTCCTATGTGGAAACTGACCAGTGAATTTCTAAATTAAAACCTAAACGTGTTCGGCCAGCTGGTGTTTGATAAAAAGCAGACAGTAGCtcagtataaaaaataaagcacaatCTTTTGAAGTTTTAACCATTGAATCTGAACACTTCTGGGGCGGCGGTGGCGTAGTGGTTAgagcgcgtgccccatgtacggaggctgtagtcctccaggagGCGGaccaggtttgaatctgacccgTGGCTTCTGACCCGTGGCTTCTGTCCCGCGTGTCAttgcccactctctccctccctggtttctgactctatccactgtcccatctcacTAAGAAAGGCATACAAAATTAAACCCAAATAAAaccttcaaaaaataaaaaaaataatatgtcTGAATTGCGGCTATCGGAGTATTCAGAGCAGCTGTCTCTTGTCATACAACAAGTTAATATAAGATAGGCCACCTATAATAACACTAAGATATACTGAGCTCAGTACACATGCACATAACCACACTTTCTCCCTTTTTGGCAATCCTAGTCTTCttttttagtttgaattttagaaaaaaatttacagtacagtatgcttatgagtgtctgtgtgtgtgtgtgtgtgtgtgtgtgtgtgtgtgtgtgtgtgtgtgtgtgtgtgtgtgtgtgtgtgtgtgtgtgtgttgtctctttGCTGTTTGTTATGCTGCTTAATTAACTGGACTGGGAGGGTTGACGGACAtctgctctcagcctgtcgtttaGGGTAGCTTGACCcccagaaagtgtgtgtgtgtgtgtgtgtgtgtgtgtgtgtgtgtgtgtgtgtgtgtgtgtgtactgtgtgtggaACAAGCAGGTATGGACATTGGCCAAGACTGTGCCAGATAAACGTTGGATCTCATGACCAGATGGTGCCAGCTAGCGTCCCCTCTGTAGACTGGTGACCGCTAAAAACACTCCCTCAGATGTAACCCTGGTGCCCTGCATCAAACTGTCAGGGAGAGCAGAGAAGCAGGCTGGTGAAGAAAAACACTCAAAggaccaaaacacacacacacacacacacacacacacacacacacacacacaaacacacacacaaacacatgcctACACAACAAAATCATACAGATGAAGTTTAGGGGAAAGGCGTTAGGTTAGTGTTCTTAAGTTTGTTTACCCATCAGTAGTTTGGGTGTGTACGTTTATCGTGGTACAGACGTGGCTTGTTAATCAAAAAATGATGATAACGGAAAATTTAAGTttgttgaagttgaagttgGCATACACACCAGGCATGATCAGTCAATTTACTAGAACTTAATAACAGCCTTTAAAATCCGtccaataaaaaaaggaaaatttcTTTCCTCAGCTtcgttctttctctttctccaaacctctcctcttcactccctctctatctcttgtgtttctgttaccTCATTCTCTCCCATTTCCTCTTCaccttcctttctctctctcctccctccttcatcAGTCCAAGTTAAAacttttctctgcctctctgtctcttaaTCTGCTTCTCTCTGCAGTTGGCAGTGTGCCTGGGTtttgctctgctgctgtttagCTGCCTTGCTGTgagcagtctctctctctctccctccttaaAGTTGCCACCACATCCACTTcctctcctacctcctcctcctcctcctcctcctcctcctcctccgcagcGGTGTCTTGTGGGTTGGGTTGTGCTGTCATCCCTGGCTGGTCCTGCCAAGCTGCCCGTCCTGGTCAGAGGGGAGACTGGGGCAAACGGTCGGGCCGTCGTTGAGGGTCCGGCCGACCTCCCACCACTGAGCAGCGGACCCCCTCAACAGATTGAGCCTCCAGCTGGCCGGCACGGGGCCCACCACGGCCCCATGCTGAGGGCACACATGCCACAAAGCACGAATTCCcacttgcacacaaacacacagacacacttaacATGTGCATGTATGGATGCACACGACTGCCTGCATATAGACACAAACACCAAACTGCAGTGCGCTCACTCATTCACTGAAGTTTAAAGAAATCTCAAATGTTCACCTGTCAAACCTGACACAAACTAAGAGAATATTTAAGCTgtattaacatttgtttttgagtcAACTAGTTTAGCCCCTTCAAGGACACACACAATATTTTATGATCTTAGTATTTCAGtgaaaaataactaaaataagACGTTTGTTATCTTACTGATGATCAttatgcttttttaaaaaaataaaataaagtgaaactattcaatgcagatgttgtaaaatctTTGAGTAATCTTGTTAAATAATCATGATCTCAAAATCAATCAACAATAATCATGATAAGTTTTTTTGCAATAATCGAGCAGCCCTCTTTTGAGTGTTCACATTTCACTAAACTTctctttgaattgaattgaattgattaaatttatttcagacatatcaaataaaataaaatcaaacatatcaaaaatacaaaacaaacagataatgCATATAATACATGTTGTTTAACTGTGGCACCGTGTTTTTCCATACAGtatgtgaaaaacaaagtaagataaaaatcaaattccAAAAGtgtaaaagcaaaaacagtgaagagaaacaaacagacagaagttTTGAACTATATGTTGATTAATTGGTTGAAGATTGAGTTGTAAAAACTTCCTCCAAACTTTAGTTATTATTGATTTTTGCTGTTCTGAAGCTACATGATTTAAGTTCAcaaatgtgcagaaaaacaatggGAAAAGAGAATGACTGAAGGACAGTGACGCAGTGTCGACAGTCTGAGTGACGAAAGCCTCAGCAGCGGGAGTTATTGTGTGTTTATTCTCTTGTTACTGTACTACTCTGTTGTTATTCATATAAGTTAGGAGCCTATCGTACCAACCCCTCCACCCGTTTACATTTGATTCTCAGTTTGCTTTTGTGGAGCCAGGTAAAATCTTCATTAGCTACACTTGCACAGTGAGGTTTCCTGCCTGCCAAGGTCCTCAGGCCCCCAGGCACCAGAGCAGAGGCCTCCAGGGGCCACAGGAGCCAGGCTGCACACTGTCGGTCTGCAGTCTGTTCTCCAGTTGTGACAGCGAACGCATCCTTATGATGACAATTAGTGGCTGTTAGAGAGCACAGATGAGCAGGGGAggtgggagagagggagagggtgagagagaggggagcaagaagagaagggaaagaaaatgtggggggggggggaggggcaggtGGTACAAAAAGCAGGACACAATTAACAAACATGGGAAAAATATCCGCTAATGAGGACAGGCGAAGCTCAGGGGACAAGGTGAGACggaggggtgagggaggggaggagggattATGACTTTAACTCTACAACAGCAGagcaggagggaggaagagggggaggcaGAGCAGGAGATACTTTGTGACAACAAAAGTGTGAGGTTGACAGAATAAGAAAGGGCATTCATTCTTCTTTAAGGGTGGTCTGCTCAGTGTCAGGTAACTGAGACCTGATCCAGGATCTGAGCTGGGCTAGGTCCAAATTTATATTTAGTCTCACTGTTTGTTTGATGGAGTGTAGTGGGGCAGGTGTTAGGTGTAGGTG
Encoded proteins:
- the hpxa gene encoding hemopexin translates to MKLLAHILCLSLGLALALADAPEELVLEHAIPVLDRCQGLEMDAVAVNEEGIPYFFKGDHLFKGFHGKAELSNESFTELDDHHHLGHVDAAFRMHYEDNLADHDHMFFFLDHKVFSYYQHKLEEGYPKNISEVFPGIPDHLDAAVECPKPECDEDSVIFFKGDDIYHYNVSTKGVDMKEFKTMPKCTSAFRFMEHYYCFHGHMFSKFDPKTGDVHGKYPKDARDYFMRCSEFGDESDHVERERCSRVHLDAITADDAGNMYAFRGHHFLRQDEGNDTLKADTIENAFKELHSEVDAVFSYENHLYMIKDEHVFVYKVGEPHTHLDGYPKPVKEELGIEGPVDAAFICEGDTAYIIKGQTIFDVDMKATPHAVTHERPISTFKRVDAAMCHRGGIKVVVGNHFYHFESPMMLSTGRLIPEQHKVSMELFGCDH